The sequence below is a genomic window from Synechococcus sp. PCC 7335.
ATCATCCTGGCAGCTACTGCCCTAGCGCCAAGATTGTGCTCATTGCGATCGCCATTGGACTAGCTTGTCTGAGCAAATATCACGGTTTTCTCCTTGGGCTCAGCTTGGTGGGTTTCTGCTTGACTAGTCGGCCCCATAGAGCCGTCTTTAAATCAAAATGGTTAGCCTACGGCTGCTTAGCTTTTGGGGTCACGCTGTTTCCGCTGCTGTATTGGAATGCTAGTCACGATTGGATTTCATTTCAGTTTCAGCTCGGCGATCGCTTCTTAGAATATGGAGATAGCAGCAACAGCTATTCGTTGAGTCTATTGCTGGGTACTGTACTTGCTCAGATTGGCTATGTGTTCCCTAGTATGGCACTCCCACTGTGGTGGGCGATCATAAAAGCGCTACTTAGCCAGTTATCTTTTCGTAAGGCAGCCCTTCACACTAGTAAGTTGGCCATCCAAGAGCAGATAACCAATAGCAAAGTCAGCTTTCTCCTCTGGAGTGGATTACCTGTTGCTTTCGGATTCACACTGATAGGGGGAGCCACTCACACTTTTCCCGCTTGGCCTGCACCTGGGCTCTGGAGCCTCGTAATTTTGCTTGCTTACGCGGCCTCAAATTGGACGCAGACAAAAGTACGCTGCTGGCTGATGACTTCAGCCTGGACGATAGGCATATTGCTGATGTTTGCGCTGACTCATATCACGCTAGGCACGCTGCAAAAGCCGAGTGAGTATGCCCTCCTAGGGGGCATTGTCTCAATCGAGCATGACCCCTCTACAGAACTCATAGATGCGATGCAGCTACGCCGACTATTGAGTAGCTCTGACGAATTTAGAGAAGCGATCACAAGTGTTGATTTTGTCCTTACAGCAGAATATTGGCTAAGCGGCTATCTCGCCCTCGCGATGCCAAAAGACGCTCATTTGCCAGTTAGCAGCTTTACTAGCGATCCGCGAGGACAC
It includes:
- a CDS encoding glycosyltransferase family 39 protein translates to MSTRHWINPLTRLEQLLLGGLLFRSIIAYFLPVGFDEAYYFLYTQNLDWSYFDHPPAVAITTGLGIWITGAATPFTLRLGALGLFTASLWLLYTTGKWLFGARVGLISCVIASLTPLFTLSFGILTAPDNALIFFWSLALSLCACEFFANDSSNHPGSYCPSAKIVLIAIAIGLACLSKYHGFLLGLSLVGFCLTSRPHRAVFKSKWLAYGCLAFGVTLFPLLYWNASHDWISFQFQLGDRFLEYGDSSNSYSLSLLLGTVLAQIGYVFPSMALPLWWAIIKALLSQLSFRKAALHTSKLAIQEQITNSKVSFLLWSGLPVAFGFTLIGGATHTFPAWPAPGLWSLVILLAYAASNWTQTKVRCWLMTSAWTIGILLMFALTHITLGTLQKPSEYALLGGIVSIEHDPSTELIDAMQLRRLLSSSDEFREAITSVDFVLTAEYWLSGYLALAMPKDAHLPVSSFTSDPRGHAFWSEPEQWIGKDALFVSLDRNSRREEVEAIAPYFSSLTLLTQIATKRGGEISETFYLYSARNLRQPYPFPYGPNKRGS